CAGATTCAGAAATGTCCCGCTGTGCCCTGATCTCTCCACTGTGGAGAGCAATAGTGAAAAGTCCCGGATCAGTCGATTTCACGATGTGATATGAAAGCCACGCGTTCTGTCCAGAGTCAGCATCCACAGCTATCACCTTGGAAACCAGGGACCCCGCCAGAGCAGCTTTGGGGACCATCTCAGTCATCAAGGAGTTGCCTGCTGGAGCAGGGTATAATATCTGGGGAGAGTTATCATTCTCATCTGTTATGAAGACACTCACTGTCACGTTACTGCTGAGTGGAGGAGAACCATTGTCTCTGGCTACAACGTGGACCTTGAAACTCCTAAACTGCTCATAATCAAATGCTTTTACAGGATGGATCACCCCCGTGTCTCCATTAATGGATAAAAATGAGGACACCGGAACACCGTTGACATCACTAGGCAATAACGAATAGACCACCGTGCCGTTCTGTCTCCAATCTGGGTCTATGGCAGTAACAGAACACACAGAGGAGCCAGGCTTGTTATTTTCAGTCACATAGGCGTTGTAGTATTGTTCTTCAAACACAGGTGGATTGTCATTCACGTCTGACACAGATAAATGAATAGTCTTTGAGGAGGATAAAGGTGGAGTCCCCTCGTCAGTGGCAGTGATAGTTATGTTATAATCTGATATTATCTCACGGTCTAATTCACTAGTTGTTACCAGAGAATAGTAGTTTTTGATTGAGGGGTTTAATTTGAATGGAACATTTTGTTGAATGGAGCATCGGACCTGTCTATTCCCCCCAGAGTCTTTATCCTGTACGTTAATGATGCCCACCTCTCTGCCAGGTAACACATTCTCGGGAATTGGATTGGCTAGAGTTTTTATTAATATCACTGGTGCGTTGTCGTTGACGTCAGTAATATCTATCAGTACTTTAGTGTATGACACCAAACCTGCACCATCTTTGGCGAGGACGCGCAACTCATAAATGGGCTGCTCCTCATAATCCATCGGTCCAGACAGTATTATAACCCCAGTTTTACTATCGAGGTGAAACAAATTCTTCAACTCATCAGAAACTCGACCTAGATCATATGTTACCTCGCCATTTGCTCCCTCGTCTACATCAGTTGCGCGGACTGTAGCTACTACGGTACCCAACGGAGAATTTTCTGGTAGACTGACCTTATAAACGTCCTGGCTAAATACTGGAATATTGTCGTTAGCATCCAACACAGTGACGTGTATAACTACAGTACCAGATCTCTGTGGAGTCCCACCGTCAACAGCAGTAAGTAACAACGTCACCTCCTGCTTTTGTTCTCGGTCCAGCTCTTTCTCTAACACTAACTCACCGTATTTTCCCCCATCTCGATTAGTATGAACATTCAAGACAAAATGGTCATTCCTTTGCAAAGAGTAGCTTTGAACTGCATTCTGACCTATATCTGCATCGTGGGCCTCATTAATGGGGAAACGTTCACCTTTATGAGCTGATTCCGTTATCTCCAATTTGATAACATCATCTGCAAACTGTGGTGAATTATCGTTCACATCCTGAATCTGAAGAGATATGCGATGCAATTCTAAAGGACTTTCGAGAACCATTTCATATTTGAGCCCACATGAAATCCTCGGACCGCAAAGCTGTTCCCTATCAATTCTTTCAGCGACAACAAGATCTCCCGAATTCAGGTTAATGTCACAGAAGTGTTTAGTTCCATCCTCTTCTAAACGAGCTTTTCGAGCCGACAGTCTCTTAGCATCCAACCCAAGATCCTTGGCTATATTTCCGACCACAGATCCGCGTTTCATCTCCTCTGGAATAGAATAGGTCACATCGCCATTGCTGATGCGTATCAGGGATAGAACAAAAGCCAGATGGAGGACAAAAGCTGAAACTGTAAATCCAATGTTGCCCATTTTCGATGTACAAACGAAAATATTCCAATTACAAGGTAAAAACAAAATACATGCCATGTAGAGCACTACAAATATTGGCTAAGATAAACTACCCAACTGAAGAAATTAGTTCCTTTGGCCGACTGCTGCTCAGTGATAATGGCGCGGTAGGTTGTATCCGCCCTCTGAGTAATACATTAGCGGGTTGAGAAGTGTTGGCTGCCTAACTTTTCTTAGCTGGTGAACAGCGACATCCTGAGTCATTAAAAAACAC
Above is a genomic segment from Oncorhynchus masou masou isolate Uvic2021 chromosome 12, UVic_Omas_1.1, whole genome shotgun sequence containing:
- the LOC135550461 gene encoding protocadherin beta-16-like isoform X19; its protein translation is MACILFLPCNWNIFVCTSKMGNIGFTVSAFVLHLAFVLSLIRISNGDVTYSIPEEMKRGSVVGNIAKDLGLDAKRLSARKARLEEDGTKHFCDINLNSGDLVVAERIDREQLCGPRISCGLKYEMVLESPLELHRISLQIQDVNDNSPQFADDVIKLEITESAHKGERFPINEAHDADIGQNAVQSYSLQRNDHFVLNVHTNRDGGKYGELVLEKELDREQKQEVTLLLTAVDGGTPQRSGTVVIHVTVLDANDNIPVFSQDVYKVSLPENSPLGTVVATVRATDVDEGANGEVTYDLGRVSDELKNLFHLDSKTGVIILSGPMDYEEQPIYELRVLAKDGAGLVSYTKVLIDITDVNDNAPVILIKTLANPIPENVLPGREVGIINVQDKDSGGNRQVRCSIQQNVPFKLNPSIKNYYSLVTTSELDREIISDYNITITATDEGTPPLSSSKTIHLSVSDVNDNPPVFEEQYYNAYVTENNKPGSSVCSVTAIDPDWRQNGTVVYSLLPSDVNGVPVSSFLSINGDTGVIHPVKAFDYEQFRSFKVHVVARDNGSPPLSSNVTVSVFITDENDNSPQILYPAPAGNSLMTEMVPKAALAGSLVSKVIAVDADSGQNAWLSYHIVKSTDPGLFTIALHSGEIRAQRDISESDTMKQNLVISVKDNGQPSLSTTCDVYLLISDNLAEVPELKDVAFENSSKLTSYLIIALISVSTFFMTFIILILAVRFCRSRKPRMLFDGAVAIPSAYFPPNYAEVDGAGTLRSSYNYDAYLTTGSRTSDFKFVRSYNDSTLPADQTLKRSPTKLLEGSFITLNTAGEPIEQKPPNNDWRFTQQGQRPGPSGTYRYSTSTQQRWTPYGKARAGPHPEGAGGAIVGTGPWPNPPTEAEQLQALMAAANEVSEATATLGPRYNAQFPMQHVPDYRQNVYIPGSTATLTANPQQMMPQPALQGPPQAMPQVDVPNAAQTPASKKKSTKKDKK
- the LOC135550461 gene encoding protocadherin beta-16-like isoform X2 codes for the protein MACILFLPCNWNIFVCTSKMGNIGFTVSAFVLHLAFVLSLIRISNGDVTYSIPEEMKRGSVVGNIAKDLGLDAKRLSARKARLEEDGTKHFCDINLNSGDLVVAERIDREQLCGPRISCGLKYEMVLESPLELHRISLQIQDVNDNSPQFADDVIKLEITESAHKGERFPINEAHDADIGQNAVQSYSLQRNDHFVLNVHTNRDGGKYGELVLEKELDREQKQEVTLLLTAVDGGTPQRSGTVVIHVTVLDANDNIPVFSQDVYKVSLPENSPLGTVVATVRATDVDEGANGEVTYDLGRVSDELKNLFHLDSKTGVIILSGPMDYEEQPIYELRVLAKDGAGLVSYTKVLIDITDVNDNAPVILIKTLANPIPENVLPGREVGIINVQDKDSGGNRQVRCSIQQNVPFKLNPSIKNYYSLVTTSELDREIISDYNITITATDEGTPPLSSSKTIHLSVSDVNDNPPVFEEQYYNAYVTENNKPGSSVCSVTAIDPDWRQNGTVVYSLLPSDVNGVPVSSFLSINGDTGVIHPVKAFDYEQFRSFKVHVVARDNGSPPLSSNVTVSVFITDENDNSPQILYPAPAGNSLMTEMVPKAALAGSLVSKVIAVDADSGQNAWLSYHIVKSTDPGLFTIALHSGEIRAQRDISESDTMKQNLVISVKDNGQPSLSTTCDVYLLISDNLAEVPELKDVAFENSSKLTSYLIIALISVSTFFMTFIILILAVRFCRSRKPRMLFDGAVAIPSAYFPPNYAEVDGAGTLRSSYNYDAYLTTGSRTSDFKFVRSYNDSTLPADQTLKRSPTKLLEGSFITLNTAGEPIEQKPPNNDWRFTQQGQRPGPSGQYRLVPHYSTQRSNNTGTTDRQNNGTYRYSTSTQQRWTPYGKARAGPHPEGAGGAIVGTGPWPNPPTEAEQLQALMAAANEVSEATATLGPRYNAQFPMQHVPDYRQNVYIPGSTATLTANPQQMMPQPALQGPPQAMPQVDVPNAAQTPASKKKSTKKDKK
- the LOC135550461 gene encoding protocadherin beta-16-like isoform X24 translates to MACILFLPCNWNIFVCTSKMGNIGFTVSAFVLHLAFVLSLIRISNGDVTYSIPEEMKRGSVVGNIAKDLGLDAKRLSARKARLEEDGTKHFCDINLNSGDLVVAERIDREQLCGPRISCGLKYEMVLESPLELHRISLQIQDVNDNSPQFADDVIKLEITESAHKGERFPINEAHDADIGQNAVQSYSLQRNDHFVLNVHTNRDGGKYGELVLEKELDREQKQEVTLLLTAVDGGTPQRSGTVVIHVTVLDANDNIPVFSQDVYKVSLPENSPLGTVVATVRATDVDEGANGEVTYDLGRVSDELKNLFHLDSKTGVIILSGPMDYEEQPIYELRVLAKDGAGLVSYTKVLIDITDVNDNAPVILIKTLANPIPENVLPGREVGIINVQDKDSGGNRQVRCSIQQNVPFKLNPSIKNYYSLVTTSELDREIISDYNITITATDEGTPPLSSSKTIHLSVSDVNDNPPVFEEQYYNAYVTENNKPGSSVCSVTAIDPDWRQNGTVVYSLLPSDVNGVPVSSFLSINGDTGVIHPVKAFDYEQFRSFKVHVVARDNGSPPLSSNVTVSVFITDENDNSPQILYPAPAGNSLMTEMVPKAALAGSLVSKVIAVDADSGQNAWLSYHIVKSTDPGLFTIALHSGEIRAQRDISESDTMKQNLVISVKDNGQPSLSTTCDVYLLISDNLAEVPELKDVAFENSSKLTSYLIIALISVSTFFMTFIILILAVRFCRSRKPRMLFDGAVAIPSAYFPPNYAEVDGAGTLRSSYNYDAYLTTGSRTSDFKFVRSYNDSTLPADQTLKRSPTKLLEGSFITLNTAGEPIEQKPPNNDWRFTQQGQRPGPSGAGPHPEGAGGAIVGTGPWPNPPTEAEQLQALMAAANEVSEATATLGPRYNAQFPMQHVPDYRQNVYIPGSTATLTANPQQMMPQPALQGPPQAMPQVDVPNAAQTPASKKKSTKKDKK